Proteins found in one Actinokineospora alba genomic segment:
- a CDS encoding PadR family transcriptional regulator — MKVTKDLVAASATPMVLGILAEADSYGYAILRRISELSGGELDWTEGLLYPLLHRLERLGHVESDWRSVAGERRRKYYRITRSGLAELAEQRRQWDTVVDTLKEIWLGRGDTRPLIAIQLGGYA, encoded by the coding sequence GTGAAAGTCACCAAGGATCTCGTGGCCGCCTCGGCGACGCCGATGGTGCTGGGCATCCTGGCCGAGGCGGACAGCTACGGCTACGCGATCCTGCGGCGGATCAGCGAGCTGTCCGGCGGCGAGCTGGACTGGACCGAGGGGCTGCTCTACCCGTTGCTGCACCGGCTGGAGCGCCTCGGCCATGTCGAGTCCGACTGGCGGTCGGTCGCGGGGGAGCGGCGCCGCAAGTACTACCGAATCACCCGCAGCGGCCTGGCCGAGCTCGCCGAGCAGCGCCGCCAGTGGGACACCGTGGTCGACACGCTCAAGGAGATCTGGCTCGGCCGGGGCGATACCCGGCCGCTGATCGCGATCCAGCTGGGGGGTTACGCATGA
- a CDS encoding endonuclease/exonuclease/phosphatase family protein, giving the protein MIVKVGTFNVLNLALPEVPYYPDELPYSIAEFDRKAAWIGEQLRRMDADVVGFQEVFAEAALREVCARSQAFASATVVAPGADGASGPRVGLATNLPLAEPAVSITDFPPGLHTAVDGIALPVGTFSRPVLRARVAFSPTVTVTVFVVHLKSKRPIVDVTIPPHDPREEALGKARSLIRRTAEAAALRFLVLDEVVGNSGPVIVLGDLNDGPRAVSTEIVAGDLPSRFWPRGPELRQAYWDRALYSAHELQARNIGRDVGYSHIFNSHYENLDHILVSQEFYDRNPNRLGELANLRHFNDHLVDNQLSNDRPDRTTSDHAQLVAEIDLRA; this is encoded by the coding sequence ATGATCGTCAAAGTCGGCACCTTCAACGTCCTGAACCTCGCACTGCCCGAGGTCCCCTACTACCCCGATGAGCTGCCGTACTCGATCGCCGAGTTCGACCGCAAGGCCGCCTGGATCGGCGAGCAGCTGCGGCGGATGGACGCCGACGTGGTGGGCTTCCAGGAAGTCTTCGCCGAGGCGGCGCTGCGCGAGGTTTGTGCCCGCTCCCAGGCGTTCGCCAGCGCGACCGTGGTCGCGCCCGGCGCGGACGGGGCGAGTGGCCCGCGGGTCGGCCTGGCCACGAACCTGCCGCTGGCCGAGCCCGCCGTGTCGATCACCGACTTCCCGCCGGGCCTGCACACCGCCGTGGACGGCATCGCCCTGCCCGTGGGCACGTTCAGCCGCCCGGTCCTGCGCGCCCGCGTCGCCTTCTCCCCCACTGTCACCGTGACGGTGTTCGTCGTGCACCTGAAGTCCAAGCGGCCCATCGTCGACGTCACCATCCCGCCGCACGACCCGCGGGAGGAGGCGCTCGGCAAGGCGCGGTCGCTGATCCGCCGCACCGCCGAGGCGGCCGCGCTGCGGTTCCTGGTGTTGGACGAGGTCGTGGGCAACAGCGGGCCCGTGATCGTGCTCGGCGACCTCAACGACGGGCCGCGCGCGGTCTCCACGGAGATCGTCGCGGGCGACCTGCCGTCGCGGTTCTGGCCGCGGGGACCAGAGCTGCGCCAGGCGTACTGGGACCGGGCGCTCTACTCCGCCCACGAACTGCAGGCCAGGAACATCGGCCGCGACGTCGGGTACTCGCACATCTTCAACAGCCACTACGAGAACCTCGACCACATCCTGGTGAGCCAGGAGTTCTACGACCGCAACCCGAACCGGCTCGGCGAACTGGCCAACCTCCGGCACTTCAACGACCACCTGGTCGACAACCAGCTCAGCAACGACCGCCCCGACCGCACCACGTCCGACCACGCCCAACTGGTCGCCGAGATCGACCTGCGAGCCTGA
- a CDS encoding helix-turn-helix transcriptional regulator, translated as MSLLERDEAVRRLKAAMDSAAEGTGRFVVVEGPPGIGKTRLLGCARDLAEADGFDRLTATADDAEREIPWGIVRQLVERSVARVGAGERQAALAGPAGAALTAIEQAEAGGHDEGERMRTLHALWWAIADLVGDRPTLITIDDLQWADAPSLEFVGYLARRLSDLRIALVVGSRPARVEDGALAELTSGRLGDLLRPAPLSVAAVGELAPEHPPGAVAALHEASGGNPFLTQQLLAELAARGLAGDDPRTPEVISTLGPRSVSHALLARLTPQAHSVAAAAAVLGVRCDPMQAARLAEVDDPAAAVAELARAHVLVGTEFTHPVIREAVLTELLPTDRAELHARAAADLRRTGASAPRVAAHLVESPHRLDADGVRVLAEAGRTLLADGMGETAGRYLRLAFDAGIPEVRGELGEALLIAGRFAEARAELIAAAEADPTRAGTLLAQAATATMRLDGHQAAIAWLRATLETFPGDPLPMEARLGLFSAYVPDEFERSGRRLRRFAELPGTTTIERFLLALLAQRAYAEVWPAEKVRALVPRALGPDVMRLDGHEGAVTWGSALHALIMADGVAVAAREIDRARAAVLPDGSPMDYAIVGAVGTVLAWRVGDVRGCETEAAAGLTALDAADPGPLASALRSVLTRFAVLAAVERGDVPGARAYLRSHDDALTGPATVPANRVGHARAYLALAEDDAVTALEEALALGAAEAAAGADNPAVPWRAQAALAHLRQGDTRAARALAAEQHQRAMRWGAATDIGAALRVLAMVGGEHDRIDLLRQAHDILDESPCVLERVMVERDLGEALRVVGRRSDAREYLVSAAERATEIGAGRLRAAAVDALDRLGDRPRKLAMAGADALTASERRIAALAGAGRSNREIAQEIFVTPKTVENHLGRIYQKLGISSRRDLGAALHA; from the coding sequence TTGTCTTTGCTCGAACGCGATGAGGCTGTGCGGCGGCTCAAGGCCGCCATGGACTCGGCGGCGGAGGGCACGGGGCGGTTCGTGGTGGTCGAAGGGCCGCCGGGCATCGGCAAGACCCGGCTGCTGGGCTGCGCCCGCGATCTGGCCGAGGCCGACGGGTTCGACCGGCTCACGGCGACCGCCGACGACGCCGAGCGGGAGATCCCCTGGGGGATCGTCCGCCAGCTCGTCGAACGCTCCGTCGCCCGGGTCGGCGCCGGTGAGCGGCAGGCCGCGCTGGCCGGGCCCGCGGGCGCGGCACTGACCGCGATCGAGCAGGCCGAGGCGGGCGGGCACGACGAGGGCGAGCGCATGCGCACCCTGCACGCGCTGTGGTGGGCGATCGCCGATCTGGTGGGCGACCGCCCGACCCTGATCACCATCGACGACTTGCAGTGGGCTGACGCCCCCTCACTCGAGTTCGTCGGCTACCTCGCGCGCAGGCTGTCGGACCTGCGGATCGCGCTGGTCGTCGGCAGCAGGCCCGCGCGGGTGGAGGACGGCGCGCTGGCCGAGCTCACCTCGGGCAGGCTCGGCGACCTGCTGCGACCCGCCCCGCTGTCCGTCGCGGCGGTGGGCGAGTTGGCGCCGGAGCACCCGCCGGGCGCGGTCGCCGCGTTGCACGAAGCCAGTGGTGGCAACCCGTTCCTCACCCAGCAGCTGCTCGCCGAGCTCGCCGCCCGCGGGCTGGCCGGTGACGACCCCCGCACGCCGGAGGTGATCAGCACGCTCGGGCCGCGCAGCGTGTCGCACGCGCTGCTGGCCCGGCTCACGCCGCAGGCGCACTCGGTCGCCGCCGCGGCGGCCGTCCTCGGGGTGCGCTGCGACCCGATGCAAGCCGCCCGGCTCGCCGAGGTCGACGACCCGGCCGCCGCCGTCGCCGAGTTGGCGCGCGCGCATGTGCTGGTCGGCACCGAGTTCACCCACCCGGTGATCCGCGAGGCCGTGCTCACCGAACTGCTGCCCACCGACAGGGCCGAACTCCACGCGCGGGCCGCGGCGGACCTGCGGCGCACCGGTGCGTCGGCGCCGCGGGTGGCCGCCCACCTGGTCGAGTCACCCCACCGCCTCGACGCCGACGGCGTGCGGGTGCTCGCCGAGGCGGGCCGCACGCTGCTCGCCGACGGCATGGGCGAGACGGCGGGCCGCTACCTGCGGCTCGCCTTCGACGCCGGAATCCCGGAGGTGCGCGGAGAGCTGGGCGAGGCGCTGCTGATCGCCGGCCGGTTCGCCGAGGCGCGCGCGGAGCTGATCGCCGCGGCCGAGGCCGACCCCACCCGGGCGGGCACCCTGCTGGCACAGGCCGCGACGGCGACGATGCGGCTCGACGGGCACCAGGCGGCGATCGCGTGGCTGCGGGCGACGCTGGAGACCTTCCCGGGGGATCCGCTGCCGATGGAGGCCCGGCTCGGGCTGTTCAGCGCGTACGTACCCGACGAGTTCGAACGGTCGGGCCGCAGGCTGCGCCGGTTCGCCGAGCTGCCGGGGACCACGACCATCGAACGGTTCCTGCTGGCCCTGCTCGCGCAACGGGCCTACGCCGAGGTGTGGCCCGCCGAGAAGGTGCGTGCCCTGGTGCCACGCGCGCTCGGCCCCGACGTGATGCGCCTGGACGGGCACGAGGGCGCGGTCACCTGGGGCAGCGCCCTGCACGCGCTGATCATGGCCGACGGCGTCGCCGTCGCCGCCCGGGAGATCGACCGGGCGCGGGCCGCGGTGCTGCCCGACGGGTCGCCGATGGACTACGCGATCGTCGGCGCGGTCGGGACCGTCCTCGCCTGGCGCGTCGGCGATGTTCGGGGTTGTGAGACCGAGGCCGCGGCCGGGCTCACCGCGCTGGACGCGGCCGACCCCGGCCCGCTCGCGTCGGCGCTGCGGTCGGTACTCACCCGGTTCGCCGTGCTCGCGGCGGTCGAGCGCGGCGACGTCCCCGGCGCCCGCGCCTACCTGCGTTCCCACGACGACGCCCTGACCGGGCCCGCGACCGTCCCGGCGAACCGCGTGGGTCACGCCCGGGCATACCTCGCCCTGGCCGAGGACGACGCGGTGACCGCGCTGGAGGAGGCACTCGCCCTCGGGGCGGCGGAGGCCGCGGCGGGCGCGGACAACCCGGCGGTGCCGTGGCGGGCCCAAGCCGCGCTGGCGCATTTGCGGCAGGGCGACACCAGGGCGGCCAGGGCACTCGCCGCCGAGCAGCACCAGCGCGCGATGCGCTGGGGCGCGGCCACCGACATCGGCGCCGCCCTGCGGGTCCTGGCCATGGTCGGCGGCGAGCACGATCGCATCGACCTGCTCAGACAGGCGCACGACATCCTCGATGAATCCCCCTGTGTGCTTGAGCGGGTCATGGTCGAACGCGACCTCGGCGAAGCCCTGCGGGTGGTGGGCAGGAGATCCGACGCCCGCGAGTACCTGGTGAGCGCCGCCGAACGAGCCACCGAAATCGGCGCGGGCAGACTGCGCGCCGCCGCAGTGGACGCGTTGGACCGCCTCGGCGACCGACCACGCAAGCTGGCCATGGCAGGCGCTGACGCATTGACCG
- a CDS encoding NAD(P)H-binding protein → MKVFLIGAGGGVGRRLAALLTARGDHVTGMHRAPTQADTVRSVDATPVLGDLIADSVDGLAEKIRGHDAVVSSAGAHGTGMDKTSAIDGEGLVKTAAAAARAGVSRLLLVSVFPEAGRDRETSEGFEHYMKVKKTADVHLAGTELDWLIVRPGTLRDEPGTGRVTAGLAIEYGAIPRDDVAAFLAAALREPALNRVVVELTAGETPVADAVAQLVT, encoded by the coding sequence ATGAAGGTGTTCCTGATCGGCGCCGGTGGCGGGGTGGGACGTCGGCTCGCCGCGCTGCTGACGGCTCGCGGCGACCACGTGACCGGCATGCACCGCGCGCCAACCCAGGCCGACACCGTGCGCTCGGTGGACGCGACCCCAGTGCTCGGCGACCTCATCGCCGACTCGGTGGACGGGCTGGCGGAGAAGATCCGCGGGCACGACGCCGTGGTGTCCTCGGCGGGCGCGCACGGCACCGGCATGGACAAGACCAGCGCCATCGACGGCGAGGGCCTGGTGAAGACGGCCGCCGCGGCCGCCCGCGCGGGCGTGTCGAGGCTCCTGCTGGTGTCGGTGTTCCCGGAAGCGGGGCGTGACCGTGAGACCAGCGAAGGTTTCGAGCACTACATGAAGGTCAAGAAGACCGCCGATGTCCACCTCGCGGGCACCGAGCTCGACTGGCTCATCGTCCGGCCGGGCACGCTCCGGGACGAGCCGGGCACCGGCCGAGTGACCGCGGGCCTGGCGATCGAGTACGGCGCCATCCCCCGCGACGATGTGGCCGCGTTCCTCGCCGCCGCCCTGCGCGAACCGGCCTTGAACCGCGTCGTCGTCGAACTCACCGCGGGCGAGACACCCGTCGCCGACGCGGTCGCACAGCTCGTGACCTGA
- a CDS encoding VOC family protein, protein MTTLDSPIPRFHLAVPVDDLDAARHFYGEVLGLARGRSAETWVDWNLHGHQFVTHLAPSRAAQVSNPVDGHDVPVPHFGLILTVPEFGRLAERLRTAGTEFVIEPYVRFEGQTGEQWTMFLLDPAGNALEFKAFADDSQVFAAGKD, encoded by the coding sequence ATGACCACTCTCGACTCCCCCATCCCGCGGTTCCACCTGGCAGTGCCCGTCGACGACCTGGATGCGGCGCGCCACTTCTACGGCGAGGTGCTCGGGCTGGCGCGGGGCCGCAGCGCGGAGACCTGGGTGGACTGGAACCTGCACGGCCACCAGTTCGTCACGCACCTCGCGCCAAGCCGTGCGGCCCAGGTGAGCAACCCGGTCGACGGGCACGACGTGCCGGTCCCGCACTTCGGCCTGATCCTGACCGTGCCGGAGTTCGGCAGGCTCGCCGAGCGGCTGCGGACGGCGGGCACCGAGTTCGTCATCGAGCCGTATGTGCGGTTCGAGGGGCAGACCGGCGAGCAGTGGACCATGTTCCTGCTCGACCCGGCGGGGAACGCCCTCGAGTTCAAGGCGTTCGCCGACGACTCCCAGGTGTTCGCCGCGGGAAAGGACTGA